One part of the Candida albicans SC5314 chromosome R, complete sequence genome encodes these proteins:
- the XYL2 gene encoding L-iditol 2-dehydrogenase (D-xylulose reductase; immunogenic in mice; soluble protein in hyphae; induced by caspofungin, fluconazole, Hog1 and during cell wall regeneration; Mnl1-induced in weak acid stress; stationary phase enriched; flow model biofilm induced) → MTNPSLVLNKIDDISFEDYESPEITSPRDVIVEVKKTGICGSDIHYYAHGSIGPFVLRKPMVLGHESAGVVVAVGDDVTNLKVGDKVAIEPGVPSRYSDEYKSGNYHLCPHMAFAATPPVNPDEPNPPGTLCKYYKAPADFLFKLPDHVSLELGAMVEPLTVGVHACKLANLKFGENVVVFGAGPVGLLTAAVAKTIGAKNIMVVDIFDNKLQMAKDMGAATHTFNSKTGDDLVKAFDGIEPSVVLECSGAKQCIYTGVKILKAGGRFVQVGNAGGDVNFPIADFSTRELTLYGSFRYGYGDYQTSIDILDKNYINGKENAPINFELLITHRFKFKDAIKAYDLVRGGNGAVKCLIDGPE, encoded by the coding sequence ATGACAAACCCTTCTTTAGTGCTTAACAAAATCGACGACATTTCGTTTGAAGATTACGAATCCCCAGAAATCACCTCCCCCAGAGACGTTATCGTCGAGGTAAAGAAAACCGGTATTTGTGGGTCAGATATCCATTACTATGCCCATGGCCTGATCGGGCCTTTTGTTTTGAGAAAACCAATGGTGTTGGGCCACGAGTCGGCCGGTGTGGTTGTTGCCGTTGGTGACGACGTAACCAACTTGAAAGTGGGCGACAAGGTCGCCATTGAACCAGGTGTCCCGTCAAGATACAGCGACGAGTACAAGTCAGGAAACTACCACTTGTGTCCACACATGGCATTTGCTGCTACGCCACCAGTCAACCCCGACGAACCGAACCCACCAGGTACTTTGTGCAAATACTACAAAGCTCCAGCTGATTTCTTGTTCAAACTCCCAGACCACGTTTCTTTGGAGTTGGGCGCTATGGTCGAGCCATTGACGGTCGGCGTGCACGCCTGTAAGTTGGCCAACTTGAAGTTTGGCGAAAACGTTGTTGTGTTTGGGGCTGGCCCCGTTGGGTTGTTGACAGCTGCTGTTGCCAAAACCATTGGCGCCAAAAACATTATGGTCGTCGACATTTTTGATAACAAATTGCAAATGGCAAAAGATATGGGTGCTGCCACCCACACCTTCAACTCCAAGACCGGCGACGATTTGGTAAAAGCGTTTGACGGTATTGAGCCTTCGGTGGTCTTAGAATGCAGTGGCGCCAAGCAGTGTATCTACACCGGTGTCAAAATCTTAAAAGCCGGCGGCAGATTCGTCCAGGTCGGTAATGCTGGTGGCGACGTCAACTTCCCAATTGCCGATTTCTCAACTAGAGAGTTGACTTTGTACGGGTCGTTCAGATACGGGTATGGCGATTACCAGACCTCAATTGATATCTTGGACAAAAACTACATCAACGGCAAAGAAAACGCaccaatcaattttgaGTTGTTGATTACCCACCGGTTCAAGTTTAAAGACGCCATCAAGGCCTACGACTTGGTCAGAGGCGGTAACGGCGCCGTCAAGTGTTTAATCGATGGCCCAGAATAA
- a CDS encoding mitochondrial 54S ribosomal protein mL59 (Mitochondrial ribosomal protein of the large subunit; Spider biofilm repressed), with product MSFQLTPKEAFAKLPQKLHNFFIKYPPRPFAQYKDGPSTTTDPLRNPFFPNKNQESGNWQSAKFSRRRSADLFKLAKKFGIHDLLPPTPRKFHEDKYTNKSWLHGMINPASKAKQEELDAKLKARAEAIANMDNIIVATRPSYKKLLEKREKRKKTWF from the coding sequence ATGTCTTTCCAACTCACTCCCAAAGAGGCATTCGCCAAACTCCCCCAGAAGTTGCAcaactttttcatcaaatacCCACCACGACCATTTGCACAGTACAAGGATGGCCCATCAACCACCACAGACCCGTTGAGAAACCCATTTTTCCCAAACAAAAACCAAGAGTCCGGCAACTGGCAAAGCGCAAAGTTCTCCCGCAGAAGGTCTGCAGACTTGTTCAAGCTAGCTAAGAAGTTTGGTATCCACGACTTGTTGCCGCCTACGCCAAGAAAGTTCCATGAAGACAAGTACACCAACAAACTGTGGTTACACGGAATGATCAACCCTGCCAGCAAAGCCAAACAAGAAGAGTTGGACGCCAAATTAAAGGCCAGGGCCGAAGCCATCGCTAATATGGATAACATCATTGTCGCCACAAGACCAAGCTACAAGAAGTTATTGgaaaagagagaaaaacGTAAAAAGACATGGTTCTAA
- the ATP16 gene encoding F1F0 ATP synthase subunit delta (Subunit of the mitochondrial F1F0 ATP synthase; sumoylation target; protein newly produced during adaptation to the serum; Spider biofilm repressed) has translation MFRQVFRQVTKQSFTGVKRTYATEAAVSTDALKLSLALPHQTLYNDSEVQQVNLPSVNGDLGILANHIPIVEQLRPGLLEIISKNGDSDQYFVSGGIAMVQPGNKLTISAIEAFKTDQIDLSAVKNLIADAQKRAESSDEKVAAEANIELEVLDALQHFTK, from the coding sequence ATGTTCAGACAAGTTTTCCGTCAAGTTACCAAACAATCATTCACTGGGGTTAAGAGAACTTATGCCACCGAGGCCGCCGTGTCTACAGATGCTTTGAAATTATCCTTGGCATTGCCACACCAAACCTTATACAACGACTCCGAAGTCCAACAAGTAAACTTGCCATCTGTCAACGGTGATTTGGGTATTTTGGCCAACCACATTCCAATTGTCGAACAATTGAGACCAGGATTGTTAGAAATCATTTCCAAAAACGGAGACTCTGACCAATACTTTGTCAGCGGCGGTATCGCCATGGTCCAACCAGGAAACAAGTTGACTATTTCCGCCATCGAAGCATTCAAGACCGACCAAATTGATCTCTCTGCCGTCAAAAACTTGATTGCCGATGCCCAAAAGAGAGCTGAATCTAGTGATGAAAAGGTCGCTGCTGAAGCCAACATCGAATTGGAAGTGTTAGATGCTTTACAACATTTTACTAagtaa